A genomic segment from Triticum dicoccoides isolate Atlit2015 ecotype Zavitan chromosome 1A, WEW_v2.0, whole genome shotgun sequence encodes:
- the LOC119349390 gene encoding protein FLOURY ENDOSPERM 6, chloroplastic-like, which produces MGARQRGALVASGERGGRDAEIQLLAAGRADLAAAVESNGGWLWLSLGWSSNDAQPSSGPGVHPDYPPEVRASGLAPTAFNHVVATYKELQDNKGHQALHIHL; this is translated from the exons ATGGGTGCGAGGCAAAGAGGGGCGTTGGTTGCATCTGGTGAGAGGGGAGGGCGAGATGCTGAGATCCAGCTCCTCGCCGCGGGACgcgccgacctcgccgccgccgtcgagtcCAACGGTGGGTGGTTGTGGCTCTCCCTCGGATGGTCTTCTAACGATGCGCAGCCGTCGAGCGGCCCGGGCGTGCACCCTGACTATCCGCCCGAGGTGCGTGCTTCTGGCCTAGCACCGACCGCCTTCAACCACGTCGTCGCCACCTATAAG GAACTTCAAGACAACAAGGGGCATCAGGCTCTACACATTCATCTTTGA